GCCGTTACGCAATTCAAAAGAAGAATTGGAATTGGTGTACAGCACCAACTTGGCTGCCCGACAGCCATTTTTCAGGGCATAGTCCATTGCCCACTGTGCCAGTTTCTTATTTTCGTCTGTAATCATGTCATTCTAATTTTTAAAGTTCAGTTCGTCATTCTCCTCCCACCGTCAGTTTGCTGACCAATGCCGACGGCATGCCACAAGTAACCGGACAAGCCTGTCCGTCCTTGCCGCAAGTCCATGTGCCATTGTCTATCTTGTCATTGTCGGCCACCATCGTAATGTCCGCCAAAGCCTTCGGGCCATTACCGATGATATTGATGTCTTTGACAGGTTGCGTCAGCTTACCGTCTTCAATCAGATAGCCTGACTTCACGAAGAAAGTAAAGTCACCAGCCCCGATCTGCACCTGGCCGTTGGTGAACTGATCTACAAAGATACCGTTCTTCACAGTAGAAATAATGTCCTCTTCCTTCACATTGCCTGCTTCCATATAGGTGGCGCGCATACGAGGAATGGGGGTGTTGCGGAATGTGTCACGCCGCCCGTTTCCGGTAGGAGGCACGCCATAATGCCGGGCACTGATACGGTCGTGCAGATAGCTGGTCAGGATGCCGTCTTTCACAATATAGGTTTTCTGTCCTTCCACGCCTTCGTCATCAAAGTTCACAGAGCCCCGATTGAAAGGAATCGTACCGTCATCTACCACATTGATGTGCTCATTGCAAACTTTCTTCCCGAAGAGATCACAGAAGATAGAAGTACGCTTACGGTTGAAATCCGCCTCAAACGCATGTCCGATAGCTTCGTGCAGCAAGATTCCCGAGCCTCCCGCACCCATCACAACCGGCATTTCCCCTCCTTTGGGCTTGATGGCCTTGAACAAGACTGCCGTATTGTCCACGGCTTCGCGTGCAAGCACTTCCACAATATCATCCGTCATGAACTCAAATCCTTTGCGATAGGAACGGCTGGCAAAGCCGTTTTCCATCTTGCCGTTTTCTTCCATGATGCAGACGGCCACGAAGGAAACCATAGGACGGTAATCGTAATAGCTCACGCCCTCCGAATTGCAAAACAATACATGCGAAGTGTTATCCGAAAGAGATGCCTGCACCTTGCGCACCCGGCTGTCCAATGAAAACACTTTCTCATTCAGCTTCTCCAGAAAAGGTATTTTGGCTTTCACACTTATGTCCTCCCACGGTTGGGCAACGGTATAACGGCTCTTGGCAATAGCTTTTTCCGTCAGTCCCACAGCTTTGCCGGCCTTTCCGGAAGAAGCGATACGGGCCGCCGTGCGTGCAGCCCGCAGCATTTCATCTAAGGTGACGCCTTCTACATAAGCATAACCGGTCTGGTCGCCTGCCAAGACACGTACTCCCATACCGAAGTCAATGTTGGAACCGCAACTGTTTACCTTGCCGTCCATCAGGCTGACATTATTATTAAATGTATGTTCAAAATAAAGGTCGGCATAGTCACCGCCTTTTTCCAAAGCAGCGGCCATCACTTTCTTCAGGTCGGTTTCTGTGACTCCAAAATGAACCATTGCCAAAGCGACTGCAGACTGTTTGTCCGCACCTCCCAAGGCTTCGCGTACCGATGCCGGCACGGCCAAAGAAGGTATCGCCAGCGATCCTAATGCCGCCAGGCCACCTGTGCGTAAGAAATTTCGTCTATCCATACTTATTCTCTTTTAGTTATCTATTCAATAAAAAGCCATTATTTCTTTTAAATTTCTTTTGTTAAAAGGCTTTCCAGTTCCTCTGCATTTAAGCGTAGGTAAAACTGTCCTTTATAAGCTACTGAAATAGCTCCCGTCTCTTCCGAGACGATGATTGCATGTGCATCCGATACTTGGGAAATGCCCATTGCCGCCCGGTGACGCAATCCCAGCTCTTTCGGAATATCCAGATTATGCGATACGGGCAAAATGCATCCCGCCGCCTCGATGCGCTTCTTGCTGATTACCATTGCCCCGTCGTGCAAAGGGCTGTTCTTAAAGAAAATATTCTCAATCAGACGTTGGTTGACATTAGCATCTATCACATCGCCCGTGCGTACCACATCATCCAACGGCATGTTATGCTCCATCACTATCAAAGCACCTACTTTCTGCTTTCCCATACCGATGCATGCCATCACTATCGGCATGATATCCTCATGCTCCAATTTATCCTTTTTGTTGCCTGTCAGGAAGCGCACCAGCGCACTGGCGTGCTGATGCGAACCGAGTGTCAGCAGAAAGCGCCGTATCTCATCCTGAAACAGAATGATAAGCGCCAGCACTCCCACATTGACGAGCTTGTCGAAGATAGAGCCGAGCAACTTCATCTCCAGCACCTGCGACACGACCAGCCAAATCAGGATAAACACCAGAATCCCGGTAAACACATTGATGGAGCCGGAAGCTTTCATCAGCTTGTATGTGTAATACAGCAGCAGAGCCACCAGCAGTATATCTATAAAGTCTTTTATGCCAAATTCAAAAAACACGTTGTTCGGAATTTATTGATTAATAATTCATCTTTCGCAGGTAGCATGATGAAATGTGCCGTCTCCGCATCTGTTCATCATTTCCACGATTTTCACCGTTTCCACAGCTTCACGCACGTCATGCACGCGCAGTATATTCGCTCCTTTCAGCAAGCATACGGTATCCAGCACAGTGGTTCCGTTCAGCGCTTCCTGAGGTGTAATGTCCAGCAAACGATAAATCATCGACTTGCGCGAAACTCCCACCAACAAAGGCAGCTCAAAAATACGGAATTCCTCCAGATGGGCCAGCAGTTCATAATTGTGTTCCACCGTCTTGCCAAAGCCGAATCCGGGGTCCAGAATAATATCCTTCACTCCCAAATCATGCAACTGCTGCACCTTGCGCGCAAAATACAGGAAGACATCTTTCAGCAGATTGTCATAATGAGGATGCTGCTGCATATTTTGCGGAGTACCCTGCATGTGCATCATTATATAGGGTACATTCAGCCGGGCAACGGTACGGAACATGTCGGCGTCCATCTCTCCGGCAGCGATATCATTGATAATCGCAACTCCATATTCCTCCACACACATGCGGGCAACGTCCGCACGAAAAGTATCGACAGAAACAACCGCTTCCGGCTGTACATTGCGGAGGATGCCAAGTCCCATGCGCAAACGCTCCATTTCTTCCCGGGGCGATACGTTCTCTGCATTGGGACGTGACGAGTAAGCCCCTATATCAATCATTACGGCTCCTTCGGCGATGATTTGCTCCACCCGGCATGCAATCTCTTTTTCCGTCCGCATGCGGCTGCCTTCATAAAAAGAATCGGGTGTGACATTCAATATGCCCATGACACAAGGCATAGAAAGGTCAAGCAACTGACCGTTGACATTTATGTAACTTGCTTTCCGTGCATCCATGAATAGTTTTCTTTTATAGACTTCTGCAAATGTAAAACAAAAAAGTGGCAGATGATACAAATCATTCACAAAATAAGCTATCTTTGCGAAAAGTTGTATCTGTTTTTTGAAATGAAAACACACTTTCTTCATATATTACGTTGCGCGCTGTGCCTCGTGTTCATCCTGAACTGCAGCGTCGTACTTCATGCTCAGCAGAAGGATGTGGCAAAAGAGTTTGACGTGGACAGCACACTGTACGCTTACTACATGCGTTGCAAGGCTTCCGTAAACGATGCCGCGGTGATGCAGATGTGCGACACCCTGTACCGCATGGCCGGAGAAAAGAGAGATGTGAGGATGCAAGCCGTGGCCCTCTCCACCAAGCTGGACTATCATTATTTTCGGAATGACAAAGACAGCATTGTGTACTACGTCAATGTGGTGAAGAAGTTCGCTGTGGAAACCAATCAACTGAAATATTACTTCTTCGCATGGGGCAAGCGGCTCATCAGCTACGAAATCAAGCAAAGACAATACAACACAGCACTCTACGAAGCCGACAGAATGATGAGGGACGCCGAAGCCCGGAACTATCCCGGCGGAATAGCCAACGGATATAATATCCTGAGCTCCATCTACGAAACAAAAGACCTCTTAAAGCTCGCCGCCGAAAACAAGAAGAAAGAAATAGAGATCATCCAGAAGTACAAGATGGATACCTTCAACCTCTCCTCCGCTTATTCATTCTTAGGCCGCTGTCTGGCCCAACTTGGCGAGACAGACGCGGCGAAGAAAGCGATGGAAGAAGCGGGGAAATGCATAAGGAGCGACGAACAGGAGTTCTATCTGTACAACAGATATGCCATTGTCTATCTCCATTCAGGCGAACATGCCAAAGCATACGAATATATACAGAAGGAGAAGCAGATATTAGACCAGCATAAATTGCAGCCCCAAAGAGAACGTGATTACATAGAGACTCTAAGTGACTACTACATCCGGACGCGTCAATACGAGAAGGCTCTGGAGATTCACAAACTTCCTGCGGAAGCCGTGGAAAACATCAGCCTGAACGTCAACTATCTGGTTAAACAGGCGGAAATCTATCACCACATGGGCAACTTCAAAAAGGCGGCGGACTACTATCAGCTCTATATAAGCAAGAGAGACTCCCTGTACAAGATACAAGAAGACATCACCGCCAGTGAATATGCAGCCATGCTGAATGTAGAAACCCTGAACACCGAAAAGGGAGAATTGCAACAAGAAATACAGAAACGGGAGCTTGCCAACAAGCAACGCATCATCTTCTTCCTCGCCATCCTGTTGGCATTCGGTGGAATCGTCTTGTACAGAGAACGGATGCTCAACAGCAAGCTGCGCCACTCGCAAAGGCAACTGTCTGACAAAAACGGAGAGCTGATGGCTTCGGAAAAGGAGTTGCGGCTCTCGCAAAAGGAACTGCTGCAAGCCAAAGAACTGGCCGAAAAAGCCAGCAATATGAAAACGGAATTCATACAGAGCATGAGCCACGAGATACGTACACCGCTTAATTCCATTGTAGGATTCTCGCAAATCATCAGCAGCATGAGTAAGGACAACGATGACACTAAGGAGTTTGCCGAAATTATAGAACAAGGCAGCAACAACCTGCTGCACTTGGTGGACGATGTACTGGATATTGCCAATCTGGACAGTGGCACAGAGATAGAAACCAACACCGGAGTGGATGCCACTGCCATCTGCCGGCAGTGCGTTGCCGACATAGCTCCCCACCTCAGGCCTTGTGTCAGTCTTAATCTGCATACGGAATCGGAAGAATTCTACTTTTACAGCAATCCGATGCGCCTTTCTCAAATCTTGCTGCATCTGCTGAGGAATGCCGCCAAATTTACCGAAAAGGGAGAAATTATCCTGAAGTGGGCCCAAGACAAGGAGCATATCTTCTTCACCGTCACCGATACGGGTATCGGCATCCCCAAGGACAAGCAGGAATTTGTATTCGAGCGATTCACTAAAATCAACACTTTTGCACAGGGAACCGGACTGGGGCTTTCCATCGGGCGCACCTGTGCCGACCGGATGGGCGGAAGCCTGACACTGGACTCCAGTTATACCGGCGGCTGCCGCTTCGTACTGACATTGCCGTTAAAGCGTGAATCATCATATTAGCCTATTAAAATAGTCTTCTCCAAAAATCAATGTAGCAAATTAAACTCTATCTTTGCGGTCTATTTCTAAACAACAAGAAGATTATGGACATCACTTCTCTCTATCAGATATTCTTAGAATGTACCTGCGTCACCACCGACAGCCGCAACTGTCCGCAAGGCTCACTTTTCATCGCCCTGAAAGGCGCCAACTTCAATGGCAACGCCTTTGCAGCCAAGGCGCTGGAACAAGGCAGCACCTATGCCATGGTGGACGAAGCCCAATACGCACCCGCCGGAAACACACATTATATATTAGTGGACAACTGCCTCCGCACTTTGCAGAAATTAGCCAATTACCATCGTAACCAGCAAGGCACACGCATCATCGGCATTACCGGAACCAATGGCAAAACCACTACGAAAGAGTTGATGGCTGCCGTGCTCTCACAAGGTCACAGTGTGCTCTACACGCAAGGAAACCTGAACAACCACATTGGCGTGCCCCTGACATTGCTGCGTCTGAAAGCCCACCACGACCTTGCCGTCATAGAAATGGGCGCCAGCCACCCCGGTGACATCAGGGAACTTGTAGAGATAACCGAGCCGGATTACGGCATCATCACCAATGTGGGAAAAGCCCACCTGGAAGGTTTCGGTTCCTTCGACGGAGTAATCAAGACCAAGGGAGAACTATATGACTATCTGCGTCGCCGGGGCGACTCCACCATCTTCATCGATCACGACAATCCGTATCTGAAGGAAATAGCCTGGGGGCTGAACATGATTCCTTACGGCACGGAAGACGAACTGTATGTCAATGGCCGCATCACCGGCAATTCTCCTTACCTGACTTTTAAATGGAAAGCCGGCAAAGAAGGTGAACGCCATGAAGTGCAGACGCAACTCATCGGCGAATACAACTTCCCGAATGTTCTGGCAGCCGTTACAATCGGCCGCTTCTTCGGTGTGGAACCTGCAAAAATAGACAAAGCCCTGGCCGAATATGTTCCGCAGAATAACCGTTCGCAGCTTAAAAAGACCGCAGACAACATCCTGATTGTCGATGCATACAATGCCAATCCTACCAGCATGATGGCGGCCATCAGCAATTTCCGCAACATGCAGGCCGAAAACAAGATGCTGATATTGGGAGATATGCGCGAATTAGGGAAAGACAGCGCCGAAGAACATCAGAAGATAGTAGATTATCTGGAGAAATGCGGATTCGGCAATGTCATTCTTGTAGGAGAGCAATTTGCCGCCACCCGGCATGGCTATCTCACCTGTCCCAATGCTTCTGCACTGATCGAGGCATTGCAAAAAGACCGGCCGGCCGGAAAGACTATCCTGATAAAAGGCTCCAATGGAATCAAGTTGGGCACGATAACAGATTTCCTGTAAATCACTTTCCCGCCATCACCGGCCTCAAAATGAAATAAGCAATCAGAGATGCCAACACTGCCCCTGTGGTGTTGGCGGCAAAGTCCAGCCAATCGCCACCGCGATAGGTCGTGCAATATTCCTGCAACAGTTCCACCACTCCGCTGAAGATGACGGGGCAGACCAGCGCGCCCACCCACGCATGCCACAAAGGCTGACCGTCGCGGCGATGCGCCCGCAAGAATTCTATCCACAACATGCCCGACATGCCGAAATACATACAGACATGTACCACCTTATCTATGCCCGGAATTGTATTCAGTTCCGTTGTAGGCGGTTTGAAGAATGAGAGATAAATCACTGCAAGGATAATGCAGAGTGACAAAGGGTATTTCTTGATGATATAATACAACATACGGCTAAATAACAAACGATTTGTATGCAAAAGTACGGAATGTTTTCTATATTTGCGCTTCCTTGTAAGCATTAATAACGAATTGTACGAAAAAACCACGGTTTATGACAAGAAATGACAGAGCCAACTTCGGGAGCAAAATAGGTGTAATTCTTGCTTCGGCAGGTTCGGCAGTCGGTTTGGGCAACATCTGGAGATTTCCTTTTGAAACGGGCAACCACGGGGGAGCCGCATTCATCCTTATCTATCTGGCATGCGTGCTTATACTGGGAATCCCCATCATGATTGCCGAATTCCTAATCGGCCGACATTCGCGCGCCAACACAGCGGGAGCCT
Above is a window of Bacteroides helcogenes P 36-108 DNA encoding:
- a CDS encoding TldD/PmbA family protein; its protein translation is MDRRNFLRTGGLAALGSLAIPSLAVPASVREALGGADKQSAVALAMVHFGVTETDLKKVMAAALEKGGDYADLYFEHTFNNNVSLMDGKVNSCGSNIDFGMGVRVLAGDQTGYAYVEGVTLDEMLRAARTAARIASSGKAGKAVGLTEKAIAKSRYTVAQPWEDISVKAKIPFLEKLNEKVFSLDSRVRKVQASLSDNTSHVLFCNSEGVSYYDYRPMVSFVAVCIMEENGKMENGFASRSYRKGFEFMTDDIVEVLAREAVDNTAVLFKAIKPKGGEMPVVMGAGGSGILLHEAIGHAFEADFNRKRTSIFCDLFGKKVCNEHINVVDDGTIPFNRGSVNFDDEGVEGQKTYIVKDGILTSYLHDRISARHYGVPPTGNGRRDTFRNTPIPRMRATYMEAGNVKEEDIISTVKNGIFVDQFTNGQVQIGAGDFTFFVKSGYLIEDGKLTQPVKDINIIGNGPKALADITMVADNDKIDNGTWTCGKDGQACPVTCGMPSALVSKLTVGGE
- the cdaA gene encoding diadenylate cyclase CdaA; translation: MFFEFGIKDFIDILLVALLLYYTYKLMKASGSINVFTGILVFILIWLVVSQVLEMKLLGSIFDKLVNVGVLALIILFQDEIRRFLLTLGSHQHASALVRFLTGNKKDKLEHEDIMPIVMACIGMGKQKVGALIVMEHNMPLDDVVRTGDVIDANVNQRLIENIFFKNSPLHDGAMVISKKRIEAAGCILPVSHNLDIPKELGLRHRAAMGISQVSDAHAIIVSEETGAISVAYKGQFYLRLNAEELESLLTKEI
- the folP gene encoding dihydropteroate synthase, whose protein sequence is MDARKASYINVNGQLLDLSMPCVMGILNVTPDSFYEGSRMRTEKEIACRVEQIIAEGAVMIDIGAYSSRPNAENVSPREEMERLRMGLGILRNVQPEAVVSVDTFRADVARMCVEEYGVAIINDIAAGEMDADMFRTVARLNVPYIMMHMQGTPQNMQQHPHYDNLLKDVFLYFARKVQQLHDLGVKDIILDPGFGFGKTVEHNYELLAHLEEFRIFELPLLVGVSRKSMIYRLLDITPQEALNGTTVLDTVCLLKGANILRVHDVREAVETVKIVEMMNRCGDGTFHHATCER
- a CDS encoding tetratricopeptide repeat-containing sensor histidine kinase, encoding MIQIIHKISYLCEKLYLFFEMKTHFLHILRCALCLVFILNCSVVLHAQQKDVAKEFDVDSTLYAYYMRCKASVNDAAVMQMCDTLYRMAGEKRDVRMQAVALSTKLDYHYFRNDKDSIVYYVNVVKKFAVETNQLKYYFFAWGKRLISYEIKQRQYNTALYEADRMMRDAEARNYPGGIANGYNILSSIYETKDLLKLAAENKKKEIEIIQKYKMDTFNLSSAYSFLGRCLAQLGETDAAKKAMEEAGKCIRSDEQEFYLYNRYAIVYLHSGEHAKAYEYIQKEKQILDQHKLQPQRERDYIETLSDYYIRTRQYEKALEIHKLPAEAVENISLNVNYLVKQAEIYHHMGNFKKAADYYQLYISKRDSLYKIQEDITASEYAAMLNVETLNTEKGELQQEIQKRELANKQRIIFFLAILLAFGGIVLYRERMLNSKLRHSQRQLSDKNGELMASEKELRLSQKELLQAKELAEKASNMKTEFIQSMSHEIRTPLNSIVGFSQIISSMSKDNDDTKEFAEIIEQGSNNLLHLVDDVLDIANLDSGTEIETNTGVDATAICRQCVADIAPHLRPCVSLNLHTESEEFYFYSNPMRLSQILLHLLRNAAKFTEKGEIILKWAQDKEHIFFTVTDTGIGIPKDKQEFVFERFTKINTFAQGTGLGLSIGRTCADRMGGSLTLDSSYTGGCRFVLTLPLKRESSY
- a CDS encoding UDP-N-acetylmuramoyl-tripeptide--D-alanyl-D-alanine ligase yields the protein MDITSLYQIFLECTCVTTDSRNCPQGSLFIALKGANFNGNAFAAKALEQGSTYAMVDEAQYAPAGNTHYILVDNCLRTLQKLANYHRNQQGTRIIGITGTNGKTTTKELMAAVLSQGHSVLYTQGNLNNHIGVPLTLLRLKAHHDLAVIEMGASHPGDIRELVEITEPDYGIITNVGKAHLEGFGSFDGVIKTKGELYDYLRRRGDSTIFIDHDNPYLKEIAWGLNMIPYGTEDELYVNGRITGNSPYLTFKWKAGKEGERHEVQTQLIGEYNFPNVLAAVTIGRFFGVEPAKIDKALAEYVPQNNRSQLKKTADNILIVDAYNANPTSMMAAISNFRNMQAENKMLILGDMRELGKDSAEEHQKIVDYLEKCGFGNVILVGEQFAATRHGYLTCPNASALIEALQKDRPAGKTILIKGSNGIKLGTITDFL
- a CDS encoding VanZ family protein, giving the protein MLYYIIKKYPLSLCIILAVIYLSFFKPPTTELNTIPGIDKVVHVCMYFGMSGMLWIEFLRAHRRDGQPLWHAWVGALVCPVIFSGVVELLQEYCTTYRGGDWLDFAANTTGAVLASLIAYFILRPVMAGK